DNA from Desulfitobacterium chlororespirans DSM 11544:
AGAGCGGCGCTTCCGGCCAGAAGTCCGGTGTTTCTGATAAAATCTCTTCTGGAAAATCTCTTGCTTTCCGTTTCTTTCTTGGTGTCAGACATTTTCAATCCCTTCCTTTTCCCTAAAGCTTTCCACACAAATAGGATAGATATCTCTTTCACAATCATAGGCCTGGCCACTGCTGTCAAGGGTGTTTAGAAAGTTCAGATAGCGAAATGATATCTCACATTTGCATAGTAATTCTTTAAGAATCATGCGTCAAGAAACAAATTTGTACTTTATTTTTCTTTTCCCTTAGTTATTTCTCAGTCTTTTAAGGGGTTTGACATTTTAGTATGGAGATATTGTTGTTTATTAGTGAATTATGAATTTTATTTAGATACTTTTTCAGATAAATACATAAAATGAACCTTTTGCCAGGGACGGCAAGCATTTTGCATCTTTACCGTATGCAATCCAAATGATGCAGCGCTGCAACATTTGAACCGGTAGGTTTTCATCAGTCTGTCCGCCGTGCTGCGGGAATATTTTTATCCTTTACCTAATCTTAAAAAAGTGCTATCTTTGAAGTATCGAATATCATTCTACACTTGGAGCTGATGAGAATGGCGTATAAAACACCTAAACATGTTCAGGAGAAAAAGGATGCCAAGAAACATCATATTCTCGATACTGCTTTAAAATTATTTGCCCTAAAGGGCTTCGAAAACACCTCAATTCAGGACATTTGTCAGGCGGCGGAGGTATCTGTGGGGTCAATGTACTTTTATTTCCCCAGCAAAGAAGACATTTATGAAGAAGTATACTCCCGCATCAACAATGAATCTCTCCGGCATTTGGAACGGGCTGTCGACGGTGCTGCAAGCCTTAAGGAAATCATCCAGAAAGTAATCGAAACCATCGTATTGTCTGCTCTGCCCGACTGTACAGAAGCACAGTTTTTTCTTGCCAATCGAACCATGAGCAATCTAAAAATCAAGCGTGACGATTCCCTGCAAAAGTTCGCCCGCTGGTTTAAAGCCGTACTTGACGAGGCCGTTGAGAAGGGGGAATTCAGCCCTCAAAATACGGAACTCGCCGCAGTAAGCTTTATTTACGGTACCTACCAGAGCGTCCGTTACTGGAATGTCTTTCAGCTTGAGACATCTCCGGAAGAGATGGTCGATACCCTTTACGCTTATCACAGCAAAGGTCTTGGCTTAGAGAACTGCACACAAAAGTGAGGGAGCAACCCATGATGTTTATTAAAGAGTTCGGACAAATCGATATCAACAGTATTCAGGAAGTCGGCGGCAAGGGAGCTAACTTAGGTGAAATGGCTCAGGCCGGACTGCCTGTTCCGCCAGGCTATTGCATCACCGCCGAGGCTTACCGCCAATTTGTGAGCCGGGCAGGCTTAGCTGAGCTCTTGGCTCAGCTTGCCGAGCCCTCAACCATGAAGAATGAGGATATTGATCTCCTTGCCCAGGAGATTTCCCAACGCATTCTGGAAACTCCCCTCCCGGAAGAAGTGGCCCAGGAGATTGTTCAGGCCTTTAGCCAAATAATCGGTCACGAATCTCTGGCTGCAGTCCGTTCCTCTGCCACAGCGGAAGACCTGCCTGAGGCTTCCTTTGCCGGGCAGCAAGAATCGTACCTCAATCTCCCCCTGTCTGAGCTGATCAATCATATTAAGCAGTGCTGGGCTTCACTTTGGACGGAGAGGGCCATTCATTACCGCATCAATAACGGCTTTGACCAGCGCCAGGTTTTTTTGGCTGTCGTCGTACAGCAGATGGTGGACTCAGAAGTTTCCGGAGTGGCCTTTAGTGTCAACCCTATGAATGCCAAGGGAAATGAGATGGTCATCGAATCTGTCTGGGGGCTTGGGGAAGGTATCGTTTCGGGCAAGGTAACCCCGGACCACTATGTGATCAATAAGCAAAATGACCCTCTCATCCGTTACGTCATCGCCGACAAAGAGAAAATGGCAGTGCGTCCTTTGAACGGTTCGGGTACACTTTTTGTTGAGGTTGCCGAGGATCAGCGGCAAAGGAGTTCTTTAAGCCAAAAGGATATCCTGGAGCTTACGGAGCTGATTAAACGAATAGAGGAACATTACCAATTCCCTCAGGATATTGAATGGGCAAAAGCAGGCAACCGCTATTACATTCTGCAGGCGCGTCCGATCACTACCCTGGATAAAACCGCTGATCAAGTTGATGATCATATAGGAGAGAGTGAATTCTTCAACTTTGATCCGGAGCTTGAGTGGACAAATCTCGGCGGGGTCAAGGAACGCTACAATAAGCCGTCCTCGGTCCTGGGGTGGTCAATTCTTGAGCCTTGTGACACTGAAGGGGGTCTGTATGCCTACCGCTCAATCAGCAAAAAGGAACTCCCCTCGCCCATCTTTGCTGCCAATATCTATGGTTATTTATATCTCAACTTTACCAGCCTCAAGTCCCTTCAACCGCAAAAAATGCTTGAACCCTATTCTTCTGTCCCGGATTGGCAGCAGTTCGCACCCCAGCGGACCTGGTTCCAAGAGCTTACCCTCACCATCGGGTCCCTAAAAGCCGGGAACAAGCTGATCAAATCTTTGGCCAAAGAATTTTATGCCATGCTGCCCGGTTATCTGGATAAGATAGACAAGTATAAAAAGACCGATGTCACTAGTCTGACTATGCCGGAACTCCTGGATTATATCAAGAATAACCTGGAGTTGGCCAAACAGTTCTTTCAGCTTCAGCTGCCCAGCTTATCTGTGACCGAAGCTCTCTATAACATGCTGACCGCTTTCATGAAAAAATGGCTGGGAGACGAGGATTTGGCCCTAAGTTCCAAGCTGGTCTCCGGCCTGCTCGATAATCTGACCGTCCGGACCAACAACAAACTATGGGAATTGACTGAGACCGTTGGCTCATCGTCACATTTGCGGGAATTACTGGCACAGCGCACTGCTCCCGAGTTTTTAAGCAGGTTGGATGATTCTATAGAGGGAAAAGCTTTTAAAGCCCAATTGACTGATTTTCTAGGAGACTATGGGCATCTCAATGTAAACATGGATATTGCCGAAGACTTCTGGTGGGAGAACCCGGAGATCGTATTAGCCATGGTGAAAGGCAGCCTTACCGCCGACAAACGGATCAATCCGGAGAAAAGGGAGCAGCAAAAGCAAAAAGAGCGGGCAGAGACTGAAGTCTTAGTCCGCAGCAAACTGAATTTTGTGCAGAGGGCGATCTTTGCTAAACTGCTTAAATCCACTCAGTCCTATATGCTTCTGAGAGACAACCGCCATTTTTACGTCACCATGCCCTTCTCCTTAATCAAAAAAGCTGTAATCACCCTTGCGGAAAGGCTTACAGTACAAGGATACCTGCTTGACCCCCGGGATATCTACTATTTGACCTTGGCAGAGCTCGAAGGATTGCTATCCCACAAACTGGCCTGGAGCCAGGGC
Protein-coding regions in this window:
- a CDS encoding TetR/AcrR family transcriptional regulator yields the protein MAYKTPKHVQEKKDAKKHHILDTALKLFALKGFENTSIQDICQAAEVSVGSMYFYFPSKEDIYEEVYSRINNESLRHLERAVDGAASLKEIIQKVIETIVLSALPDCTEAQFFLANRTMSNLKIKRDDSLQKFARWFKAVLDEAVEKGEFSPQNTELAAVSFIYGTYQSVRYWNVFQLETSPEEMVDTLYAYHSKGLGLENCTQK
- a CDS encoding PEP/pyruvate-binding domain-containing protein; translated protein: MMFIKEFGQIDINSIQEVGGKGANLGEMAQAGLPVPPGYCITAEAYRQFVSRAGLAELLAQLAEPSTMKNEDIDLLAQEISQRILETPLPEEVAQEIVQAFSQIIGHESLAAVRSSATAEDLPEASFAGQQESYLNLPLSELINHIKQCWASLWTERAIHYRINNGFDQRQVFLAVVVQQMVDSEVSGVAFSVNPMNAKGNEMVIESVWGLGEGIVSGKVTPDHYVINKQNDPLIRYVIADKEKMAVRPLNGSGTLFVEVAEDQRQRSSLSQKDILELTELIKRIEEHYQFPQDIEWAKAGNRYYILQARPITTLDKTADQVDDHIGESEFFNFDPELEWTNLGGVKERYNKPSSVLGWSILEPCDTEGGLYAYRSISKKELPSPIFAANIYGYLYLNFTSLKSLQPQKMLEPYSSVPDWQQFAPQRTWFQELTLTIGSLKAGNKLIKSLAKEFYAMLPGYLDKIDKYKKTDVTSLTMPELLDYIKNNLELAKQFFQLQLPSLSVTEALYNMLTAFMKKWLGDEDLALSSKLVSGLLDNLTVRTNNKLWELTETVGSSSHLRELLAQRTAPEFLSRLDDSIEGKAFKAQLTDFLGDYGHLNVNMDIAEDFWWENPEIVLAMVKGSLTADKRINPEKREQQKQKERAETEVLVRSKLNFVQRAIFAKLLKSTQSYMLLRDNRHFYVTMPFSLIKKAVITLAERLTVQGYLLDPRDIYYLTLAELEGLLSHKLAWSQGYEKINRRKAAPRVALDDLPSLFKGWPQLSGDATTARQTGSVPSANSGQGSAFKGVAGSPGQVHGQVKIIRSPADFSRFQAGDILVAENTDPAWTPLFSIASAVVTEHGGLLSHGAIVAREYGIPAVLGVQNATKIFRNGQSITVDGKKGAVYPE